A section of the Anaerohalosphaeraceae bacterium genome encodes:
- the modA gene encoding molybdate ABC transporter substrate-binding protein — MSDANQKPQVPESKPIFVFAASGTAAAVQRIAALYSQENHVQIQLNLASSAVLARQIEAGADWDVFISANRQWMDYVIERKSLKAAEVVKVLKDRLALIVPADSGNMPFAAGNPSFAQHFQGLLAIGDPVTVPAGVYAKQALEKMGWWQSLSSRMVLTVDTAAILRYVETKQCQAGIVYLSSAKMSSRVLCVSVFDESLHDPIYFFATANVSSERGRLFLQYLTTSARAAEIFTACGFQPVKE; from the coding sequence ATGTCTGATGCGAATCAGAAACCGCAGGTGCCTGAATCAAAACCGATATTTGTTTTTGCTGCTTCCGGGACCGCAGCTGCCGTGCAGAGAATTGCCGCACTTTACTCGCAGGAAAATCATGTGCAGATTCAGTTAAATCTGGCTTCCTCGGCCGTTCTGGCAAGGCAGATAGAGGCAGGAGCGGACTGGGATGTTTTTATTTCCGCCAATCGGCAATGGATGGATTATGTGATTGAACGCAAATCGCTGAAAGCGGCTGAGGTCGTTAAAGTGCTCAAAGACAGATTGGCTCTGATTGTGCCGGCCGACAGCGGGAATATGCCTTTTGCAGCGGGCAATCCGTCTTTTGCGCAGCATTTTCAGGGACTTCTGGCAATCGGGGATCCGGTGACGGTGCCGGCAGGTGTCTATGCCAAACAGGCCTTGGAAAAAATGGGCTGGTGGCAGTCCCTGAGCAGTAGAATGGTTCTGACGGTGGATACGGCGGCGATCCTGCGTTATGTCGAAACAAAGCAATGCCAGGCGGGGATTGTGTATCTGTCCAGTGCAAAAATGTCGTCCAGGGTTCTGTGTGTATCTGTATTCGATGAAAGTCTTCATGACCCTATATATTTTTTTGCGACAGCCAATGTTTCTTCAGAACGGGGCCGGTTGTTTCTGCAGTATTTAACCACATCAGCCAGGGCTGCAGAAATATTTACTGCCTGTGGTTTTCAGCCGGTGAAGGAGTGA
- the modB gene encoding molybdate ABC transporter permease subunit, producing the protein MLDAVWISLKVASVSMLVILVPGIALGWLLARRRFAGQSVLHSLLYLPMVIPPVVTGYLTLLVFGRQGWIGKWLDRFWGISLAFDWTGAVLVSSIVSLPLLVRSVKLSVEMIDRRLNDASAVLGATPVRTFCTITLPLAGPGIFAGLILAFARSLGEFGATVIFAGNIPGKTQTIALAVYSMIQTPGGDRAAMQLAAISVILAVLTVIASDYLERKMRAAGVRS; encoded by the coding sequence ATGTTGGATGCGGTCTGGATATCTTTAAAAGTGGCATCTGTATCGATGCTGGTCATTCTTGTTCCGGGAATTGCTCTGGGATGGCTGCTTGCCCGGCGTCGTTTTGCCGGACAGTCTGTTCTGCATTCTTTGCTGTATCTGCCGATGGTCATTCCCCCGGTGGTGACGGGCTATCTGACGCTGCTGGTATTCGGCAGACAGGGGTGGATCGGCAAATGGCTGGACCGATTCTGGGGAATTTCACTTGCTTTTGACTGGACCGGGGCGGTTTTGGTTTCCTCTATTGTGAGTCTGCCTTTGCTGGTTAGATCGGTGAAACTGTCTGTAGAGATGATTGATCGGCGATTGAATGATGCTTCGGCGGTTCTGGGGGCAACGCCGGTTCGGACTTTTTGTACTATTACGCTTCCTTTGGCCGGCCCCGGCATTTTCGCAGGCCTGATTCTGGCCTTTGCCCGAAGTCTCGGCGAGTTCGGGGCTACTGTCATATTTGCAGGCAATATCCCCGGAAAAACACAAACGATAGCCCTGGCGGTCTATTCGATGATTCAGACGCCAGGCGGCGATCGTGCCGCGATGCAGTTGGCGGCAATCTCCGTGATTTTGGCCGTACTGACCGTGATTGCTTCTGATTATCTGGAGCGAAAGATGCGGGCGGCAGGAGTCCGATCATGA
- a CDS encoding ATP-binding cassette domain-containing protein: MTLNVQIQSARGRFTLDVKMQFRPGITALFGPSGAGKTTLLHCIAGLIRPDSGVITLNGEPLFDSQRKIHIPPYHRRIGIVFQDCLLFPHLSVRGNLEYGQTGDKRTRKQQFEKITALLEIESLLDRGVSCLSGGEKKRVALSRAILANPRWLLLDEPFNGLDQSLKDQIMMYLSRLYEATSVPMILVSHCLDEIIELADEVVFMEKGRSIAKGTLDAGKTGCFCQSQDPSDLREIKHWLIRNHSLRLEPYRSRIRVI, from the coding sequence ATGACTCTGAATGTGCAAATTCAATCAGCACGGGGCCGTTTTACGCTGGATGTCAAAATGCAGTTTCGTCCGGGGATTACGGCTCTGTTTGGTCCTTCCGGTGCCGGAAAAACCACGCTGCTCCACTGTATCGCCGGACTGATTCGGCCCGACAGCGGGGTCATTACACTGAATGGAGAACCGCTGTTTGATTCTCAACGGAAAATTCATATTCCCCCGTATCATCGTCGTATCGGGATCGTATTTCAGGATTGTCTTCTTTTTCCGCATCTTTCAGTCCGCGGCAATCTCGAATATGGACAAACGGGCGATAAGCGTACCCGTAAACAGCAGTTTGAAAAAATTACAGCCCTGCTGGAAATCGAATCCCTGCTGGACCGCGGTGTAAGTTGTCTTTCAGGCGGCGAGAAAAAACGTGTCGCACTGTCCCGGGCGATTCTCGCCAACCCCCGATGGCTTTTGCTGGATGAGCCGTTCAACGGCCTGGACCAGTCTCTCAAAGACCAGATTATGATGTATCTGAGCAGACTTTATGAGGCAACATCTGTGCCGATGATTTTAGTCAGCCACTGTTTAGACGAAATTATTGAATTGGCCGATGAAGTCGTTTTTATGGAAAAGGGACGTTCAATTGCGAAGGGAACGCTGGATGCGGGCAAAACGGGATGCTTCTGTCAGTCTCAGGATCCGAGTGACCTGCGGGAAATCAAACATTGGCTGATCAGGAATCATTCTCTGCGACTGGAGCCCTATCGCAGCCGAATACGAGTCATATAA
- the lpxI gene encoding UDP-2,3-diacylglucosamine diphosphatase LpxI (LpxI, functionally equivalent to LpxH, replaces it in LPS biosynthesis in a minority of bacteria.) — protein MDRQPPEPLGLIAGQGRFPFLVADGARKAGRKVVCVGLADNAEPSLAEHADIFFWGAIARPGGWLRKLRKHGVRQTIMVGRVEKAKIFTPFRILKYLPDWRALRIWYVRLRGKDKRNDTVLQAIADEFASAGIILEDSTMYCQEHMASEGLMTRCRPSDSVWEDIQFGWPLVKELGRLDIGQAIAVREREIIAVEAIEGTAAMIERAGQLCKKGGWTLLKAAKPQQDMRFDVPCVGKDTIEALHRNRAACLVVEKGKVLILDKPETLALADQLGIAVIGY, from the coding sequence ATGGACAGACAACCCCCTGAACCATTAGGTCTCATTGCCGGCCAGGGACGATTCCCCTTTTTGGTAGCTGACGGCGCCCGCAAAGCCGGACGAAAGGTTGTCTGCGTAGGACTGGCGGATAATGCAGAACCTTCGCTGGCAGAACACGCGGACATCTTTTTTTGGGGGGCGATTGCGCGTCCGGGCGGATGGCTTCGAAAGCTCCGAAAACACGGCGTCCGCCAAACCATCATGGTCGGCCGGGTGGAAAAAGCCAAAATATTCACGCCGTTTCGCATCCTGAAATATCTGCCTGATTGGCGGGCTCTTCGCATCTGGTATGTCCGGCTGCGGGGCAAAGACAAACGAAACGATACCGTTCTGCAGGCCATCGCCGACGAATTCGCCTCAGCCGGAATCATTCTGGAGGATTCGACTATGTACTGTCAGGAACATATGGCTTCGGAAGGATTAATGACCCGCTGCCGACCGTCCGATTCCGTCTGGGAGGATATCCAATTCGGCTGGCCGCTGGTCAAAGAACTCGGACGTCTCGATATCGGCCAGGCCATCGCCGTCCGCGAACGGGAAATCATCGCTGTCGAGGCCATCGAAGGCACCGCGGCTATGATTGAGCGGGCCGGCCAATTGTGCAAAAAAGGCGGCTGGACCCTCCTGAAAGCCGCCAAACCCCAGCAGGATATGCGGTTTGACGTCCCCTGCGTCGGCAAAGACACCATCGAGGCCCTCCATCGAAATCGAGCCGCCTGCCTTGTCGTCGAAAAGGGAAAAGTACTCATCTTGGATAAACCCGAAACCCTCGCGCTGGCCGACCAATTAGGGATCGCCGTTATCGGCTATTAA
- the lpxD gene encoding UDP-3-O-(3-hydroxymyristoyl)glucosamine N-acyltransferase, producing MKTKTLQELAEYVGGRLVGDPNILIREASTLDKAGCGEITFLSNPKYEPLVKKTKASAVIVQKEMECTAAQLIVDDPYYAFMQIVVLLHGHREHPKVGISPQASIAPTAQLGPDCQVSRGVTICDDVKIGKNCYFYPGVFIGPKVQIGDDCIFYPNAVIYDGTLIGNRVIVQSNSSIGQDGFGFATHKGQHHKIPQIGRVILEDDVEIGAGCAIERGTLDNTVIGEGSKIGDLVAIGHGTKIGPCCLLVPQVGIAGSAVIGHHVVMGGQVGVVGHIRVGNMVKIAAKAGVINDVPDEATVGGTPAIDVAKAKRAYALIEFLPEMRKKLKELERRLDDLTKENGQTTP from the coding sequence ATGAAGACAAAAACACTGCAGGAATTAGCCGAATATGTAGGCGGGCGGCTGGTCGGAGACCCGAATATCTTAATTCGGGAGGCTTCGACTCTCGATAAAGCCGGTTGCGGCGAGATTACTTTTTTGAGCAATCCAAAATACGAACCGCTGGTCAAAAAAACCAAAGCCAGTGCCGTCATTGTTCAAAAGGAGATGGAGTGCACCGCCGCTCAGCTGATTGTCGATGACCCCTATTATGCCTTTATGCAGATTGTCGTGCTGCTTCACGGGCACCGGGAACATCCCAAAGTCGGGATAAGCCCGCAGGCCTCTATTGCCCCGACCGCCCAGCTCGGTCCGGACTGTCAGGTCAGCCGCGGTGTGACAATCTGTGATGATGTGAAAATCGGCAAAAACTGCTATTTTTACCCCGGCGTCTTTATCGGCCCGAAGGTCCAAATCGGCGATGACTGCATCTTCTACCCGAACGCCGTTATCTATGACGGCACCCTTATCGGAAACCGGGTCATCGTTCAGTCCAATTCGTCCATCGGCCAGGACGGGTTCGGTTTTGCAACCCACAAAGGCCAGCATCATAAAATCCCGCAAATCGGTCGGGTCATTCTGGAAGATGATGTGGAAATCGGCGCCGGATGCGCCATCGAACGAGGCACGCTGGACAACACCGTCATCGGTGAAGGCAGCAAAATCGGCGACCTCGTCGCCATCGGCCACGGTACCAAAATCGGCCCCTGCTGTCTGCTGGTGCCGCAGGTGGGCATCGCCGGCTCGGCCGTCATCGGCCATCACGTCGTAATGGGCGGTCAAGTCGGCGTAGTCGGCCATATTCGGGTCGGCAATATGGTCAAAATCGCCGCCAAAGCCGGTGTCATCAATGATGTGCCGGATGAAGCAACCGTCGGGGGCACACCGGCTATCGATGTGGCCAAGGCAAAACGGGCTTACGCCCTGATTGAGTTTCTGCCGGAGATGCGAAAAAAACTGAAGGAACTCGAACGCCGATTGGACGACCTAACAAAAGAAAATGGACAGACAACCCCCTGA
- a CDS encoding glycosyltransferase family 9 protein, whose translation MESIFGKQTYRKGLILHPGAIGDCLLALPTASLMKQRLGIEQVDWIGHTEYIEFYPGRSAVDRIRSLESIPLHRLFQKTESFEVQEHDPLVYSFAGYEQVVSFLGHENPDFEQNLLFTVHCSQSAQVLVLPPDKESYKGPIGRFYLEEIAADNQISLDNWQPPSPLLEPHPTDFSAGREQIQQLGINPDRSIVLIHPGSGGQIKCWASENFVHLAQMLRQEQYEVIFLLGPAERERFSVRTLRAFQQYPCFSELSLTQLLQVLACSDGYVGNDSGITHLAAALAKPTLAVFGPTDPDKFAPVGPKVRILRLEQALFRQFSEPSVHQALTMLQEIL comes from the coding sequence ATGGAATCCATATTCGGCAAACAAACCTATCGAAAAGGACTGATTCTTCATCCGGGAGCCATCGGGGACTGCCTCCTGGCCCTGCCGACCGCCTCTCTGATGAAGCAGCGACTGGGAATCGAACAGGTGGATTGGATCGGCCATACGGAGTACATTGAATTTTATCCGGGCCGTTCCGCTGTGGACCGGATTCGCTCCCTCGAGTCCATCCCACTCCATCGGCTTTTCCAGAAAACAGAGTCTTTCGAAGTTCAGGAGCACGACCCGCTGGTGTACTCCTTTGCCGGATATGAACAAGTCGTCAGTTTTTTAGGGCATGAAAACCCTGATTTTGAGCAAAACCTGCTGTTTACAGTCCATTGCAGCCAGTCCGCTCAGGTTTTGGTGCTGCCGCCGGATAAAGAATCTTACAAGGGTCCCATCGGGCGGTTTTATTTGGAAGAGATAGCGGCGGATAATCAGATTTCCCTGGACAACTGGCAGCCCCCCTCTCCGCTCCTTGAACCCCATCCAACGGATTTTTCAGCCGGCCGGGAACAAATCCAGCAGCTGGGAATCAACCCCGACCGTTCGATTGTATTGATTCATCCCGGCAGCGGCGGACAGATAAAGTGCTGGGCCTCTGAAAACTTCGTGCATCTGGCTCAGATGCTCCGGCAGGAACAATACGAGGTCATTTTCCTTCTCGGCCCGGCCGAAAGAGAGCGGTTTTCGGTGAGAACCCTCCGGGCCTTTCAGCAATATCCATGCTTTTCGGAGTTATCGCTCACTCAGCTTCTCCAGGTTCTTGCCTGTTCGGACGGCTACGTCGGAAACGACAGTGGGATCACCCACCTGGCTGCTGCTCTGGCCAAGCCAACCCTGGCGGTGTTCGGCCCGACGGACCCGGATAAATTTGCCCCCGTTGGTCCAAAAGTGCGTATTTTACGACTCGAGCAAGCTCTCTTTCGGCAATTTTCGGAACCGAGCGTCCATCAGGCCCTGACAATGCTGCAGGAAATACTTTGA
- the mnmA gene encoding tRNA 2-thiouridine(34) synthase MnmA: MTSRRVFAAVSGGVDSSAAAALLCRQGYECAGVFMITHDRFQAAMEDAEKVCRQLGMPFYVLDLRPRFEQILDYFCDTYLEGKTPNPCVLCNRIIKFGLLWDFAREHGADFLATGHYARILCQNGQYGLYQASNTAKDQSYVLSMIRREMLSKILLPMAEQVSKEDTRRTAQRFGLHTHSKEDSQEICFIPDNDYASVLLHRRPKAFQPGPIVDTSGRLLGQHEGIYRFTIGQRRGLRIALGKPAYVVRIEAPTHTVVLGGREDLYSRRLLAEQVNWLIEPPAQPFRSLVKIRYNHSGAWAAVTPLSADTAEVLFDEPVSAVTPGQAAVFYLPAEPTFQVAGGGWIGQVMRE; this comes from the coding sequence ATGACGTCCAGGCGTGTTTTTGCAGCCGTCAGCGGAGGAGTGGACAGTTCTGCCGCCGCTGCCCTGCTTTGCCGGCAGGGCTATGAGTGTGCCGGTGTCTTTATGATCACCCATGACCGGTTTCAGGCGGCCATGGAAGACGCCGAAAAAGTCTGCCGGCAGCTGGGAATGCCTTTTTATGTGCTGGACCTTCGGCCTCGTTTTGAGCAAATCCTCGATTATTTCTGTGATACTTATCTGGAGGGCAAAACCCCGAATCCCTGCGTTTTGTGCAACCGAATCATCAAATTCGGTCTCCTGTGGGACTTCGCCCGCGAGCACGGGGCGGACTTTCTGGCCACCGGCCATTACGCACGTATCCTTTGCCAAAACGGACAATATGGACTCTACCAGGCCTCCAACACCGCCAAAGACCAATCGTATGTTCTCTCGATGATTCGACGGGAAATGCTCTCGAAAATCCTCCTGCCGATGGCCGAGCAGGTCAGCAAAGAGGACACCCGCCGGACGGCCCAGCGATTCGGCCTGCACACCCACAGCAAAGAGGATTCGCAGGAAATCTGCTTTATTCCGGACAATGATTATGCCTCTGTCCTGCTGCATCGCCGGCCCAAGGCATTCCAGCCGGGGCCGATTGTCGATACATCCGGCCGGCTGCTCGGACAGCACGAGGGCATTTACCGCTTTACCATCGGGCAGCGGCGGGGGCTTCGCATTGCCTTGGGCAAACCGGCATATGTCGTCCGCATCGAGGCCCCGACCCATACGGTCGTTCTGGGCGGCCGCGAAGATTTGTACAGCCGCCGGCTGCTGGCCGAACAGGTCAACTGGCTTATCGAACCTCCGGCGCAACCCTTTCGCTCCCTGGTCAAAATACGGTATAATCACAGCGGCGCCTGGGCCGCGGTAACCCCCCTTTCTGCTGATACGGCAGAGGTGCTTTTTGATGAGCCGGTATCCGCCGTCACACCGGGGCAGGCGGCTGTGTTTTATCTGCCTGCAGAACCCACTTTTCAGGTGGCCGGCGGCGGATGGATTGGACAGGTCATGAGGGAATAA